TTATTATAAAACCCCGAATCAATCAGATATAATAAATAGGGCAGTAGATATTTAGAGATATTACATAATAGGTGATAACATGCTTGATATGTTTAATGCAAAATCAGTTGCAGTAATCGGTGCATCAGAAACAAAGGGTAAAATTGGTTACGATTTAATGACCTCCCTTTTAAATTATTATAAAGGAAAAATCGTACCAGTAAACCCGAAGGGAGGTACAGTACTGGGATTGCCTGCATACAAATCCATAAAAGAACATGGACACGTAGACCTGGCAGTTATAGTCATACCATCCCACCTGATCCCGGCCACAGTGGAAGATTGTGGAGAGATAGGAATAAAAAACATCGTTGTAATCTCTGCAGGGTTTAAAGAGGTTGATGAGGAAGGAGCCAGACTGGAAAACCAGCTGGTGGAGATCTGTAAAAAATACAACATCAAACTGGTGGGACCCAACTGTCTGGGTGTAATGGACACCTACAATGATATGAATGCATCATTCTCTTCTGATATTGCCCACAAGGGTAAAATATCATTCATGACCCAGTCCGGAGCCATCATGGCTGCTATCCTTGATTACGCTGATAAAAAGAACATTGGTTTCTCCCGTATCGTCAGCCTGGGAAACAAGGCCGTCATCAATGAAAACGACTGTATGAAGAACTTCATGGAAGATGAAAACACCGAAGTTATAACTGCCTACCTGGAAGGCATAGTGGATGGTCCGGGCTTTATAGAAGCCTGTAGAGAGGCTTCCCAGAAAAAACCAGTCCTGGTTATAAAATCCGGTACCACCTCCAAGGGATCAGAGGCTGTTTCCTCCCACACCGGTACCATTGCCGGTTCTGACTCAGCCTACGAAGCAGCCTTTGGCCAGTGCGGAATTATACGGGTGAACTCCCTGGACGAAATGATGGATTACAGTAGTGCCCTGGCACTGGCACCCCTCCCTAAAGGTAACCGGATAGCTATAATCACCAATGCCGGTGGACCCGCCATCATGACCACCGATGCCGCAATAAAGGCTGGACTGGAACTTGCCGAACTAACAACTGACACCAAAGCAAAATTAAACGAAGGACTACCCGCCACGGCCAGTGTTAAAAACCCGGTGGATGTTCTCGGGGATGCCAGTCCGGAAAGGTACGCCTTCACCCTGGAAACTGTTCTAGAGGACCCTAATGTAGACGGAGTGATCTACCTGGTAACACCACAGTCCGTTACCGATCCGGAAGGAATTGCCCAGGTGGCCATTGATCACGCCCAGAAAACAGAAAAACCAATCCTGTGCAGTTTCTTTGGAGGAACCCGCTTCGTAGGGGCAGAAAAACTCCTGGCAGAAAAACAGGTCCCTAACTACCTCTACCCTAAAAGAGCAGTTAAAAGCATGAAAACCCTGTATGATTACACTGTCATCCGGGAACAGGATTATCCAAAGTCCCCGGAATTTGATGCTGATAAAAATCTGGTTAAAAACATTATTGAGGATGCCCGGGAAAAGGG
The nucleotide sequence above comes from Methanobacterium formicicum. Encoded proteins:
- a CDS encoding acetate--CoA ligase family protein, which encodes MLDMFNAKSVAVIGASETKGKIGYDLMTSLLNYYKGKIVPVNPKGGTVLGLPAYKSIKEHGHVDLAVIVIPSHLIPATVEDCGEIGIKNIVVISAGFKEVDEEGARLENQLVEICKKYNIKLVGPNCLGVMDTYNDMNASFSSDIAHKGKISFMTQSGAIMAAILDYADKKNIGFSRIVSLGNKAVINENDCMKNFMEDENTEVITAYLEGIVDGPGFIEACREASQKKPVLVIKSGTTSKGSEAVSSHTGTIAGSDSAYEAAFGQCGIIRVNSLDEMMDYSSALALAPLPKGNRIAIITNAGGPAIMTTDAAIKAGLELAELTTDTKAKLNEGLPATASVKNPVDVLGDASPERYAFTLETVLEDPNVDGVIYLVTPQSVTDPEGIAQVAIDHAQKTEKPILCSFFGGTRFVGAEKLLAEKQVPNYLYPKRAVKSMKTLYDYTVIREQDYPKSPEFDADKNLVKNIIEDAREKGKHTLGLESLDILKAYGIPTVGTAITTTEEETVKAAEEIGYPLVMKIVSPQISHKSDVGGIKLNLNSADDVKAAYRDMMENIPEKEPDAVLEGVQLQKMLSGGAEVIIGMIQDPTFGSMLMFGLGGIYVEVLEDVKFAIAPVNEGEAKDMIKNIKTHELLEGARGAKPKDVDSIADVILRISQLVTDFPEINEFEINPLMVFDEGDGALAVDMRLMLKEGGSNDLLQSSPHSSSLESSVN